Proteins from a genomic interval of Sparus aurata chromosome 21, fSpaAur1.1, whole genome shotgun sequence:
- the rgs20 gene encoding regulator of G-protein signaling 20 — protein MRTDLEQPVGEKKPYVPSDVIKAKNYLFALCIHGEIPMGSERMEMRKRQMSVQQESAAGGTASAQQGQPGQANPRGSNACCFCWCCCCSCSWNEDRDERNRKTSYDVKEGTADCEDCPKPTLEEVRLWGQSFDKLMCCPAGRNSFRQFLRTEFSEENMLFWLACDEFRQETNKSVIEVKARVIYEDYISILSPKEVSLDSRVRESINRSIQEPTLHTFDDAQLQIYTLMQRDSYPRYMNSPAYKNLLNTLSEQSPES, from the exons ATGCGTACTGACTTGGAGCAGCCGGTCGGGGAAAAAAAGCCCTATGTGCCATCGGATGTAATCAAGGCAAAGAATTACCTCTTCGCGCTGTGCATACATGGTGAAATT CCCATGGGATCAGAGCGGATGGAGATGCGAAAGAGGCAGATGTCGGTGCAGCAGGAGTCGGCAGCGGGAGGGACTGCATCGGCCCAGCAGGGCCAGCCGGGCCAGGCCAACCCACGGGGCTCGAATGCATGTTGCttctgctggtgctgctgctgtagctgttCCTG GAATGAAGACCGGGATGAGAGGAACCGAAAGACTTCCTATGACGTCAAGGAAGGGACCGCAGACTGTGAAGACTG TCCTAAGCCCACGCTGGAGGAGGTGCGCTTATGGGGGCAGTCGTTTGACAAGCTGATGTGCTGCCCAGCAGGGAGGAACTCCTTCCGACAGTTTCTTCGCACCGAGTTCAGCGAGGAGAACATGCTCTTCTGGTTAGCGTGTGATGAGTTCAGGCAAGAGACCAACAAGAGTGTGATCGAGGTGAAGGCTCGGGTCATCTACGAGGACTACATCTCCATTCTCTCGCCTAAAGAG GTGAGCCTTGACTCCCGTGTGCGCGAGTCGATCAACAGGAGCATACAGGAGCCCACCTTGCACACGTTCGACGATGCCCAGCTGCAGATCTACACACTAATGCAAAGAGACTCGTATCCCCGCTACATGAACTCCCCAGCCTACAAAAACCTGCTCAACACTCTGTCAGAGCAGTCCCCTGAATCTTAG
- the tcea1 gene encoding transcription elongation factor A protein 1: MGKKEEEDIIRIAKKMDKMAQKKNGAGALDLLKELRSIPMTLELLQSTRIGMSVNAIRKQSTDDEVTALAKSLIKSWKKLLDEPGGGDKPSEEKRKEQTTPVVSPSQGSPEAKEESSSSSNSSSKSEPTEVSTNSLINTFPRAPTTSDSIRLKCRELIANALQTGEDYIAIGADCSELGAQIEECVFQEFKNTDMKYKNRVRSRISNLKDMKNPNLRRTVLCGSVTPERMAKMTAEEMASDELKEMRKNLTKEAVRDHQMATTGGTQTDLFTCGKCKGKCCTYTQVQTRSADEPMTTFVFCNECGNRWKFC; the protein is encoded by the exons ATGGgcaaaaaggaggaagaggatatTATCAGAATTGCGAAAAAGATGGATAAAATGGCGCAGAAGAAAAACGGG GCTGGGGCTTTGGACCTGTTGAAGGAGCTGCGCAGCATCCCCATGACTCTTGAGCTGCTACAG TCCACCAGAATTGGGATGTCCGTTAACGCCATTCGCAAGCAGAGCACAGACGACGAGGTGACTGCCCTTGCCAAGTCCCTGATCAAATCGTGGAAGAAGCTTTTGG ATGAGCCTGGTGGTGGAGACAAACCTtcagaagaaaagaggaaagaacAAACAACACCTGTTGTTTCTCCATCACAGGGAAGCCCAGAAGCAAAAGAAGAAAG cagctccagcagtaACTCCAGCAGCAAGAGCGAGCCCACCGAAGTTTCAACCAACTCGTTAATCAACACCTTTCCTCGTGCCCCCACCACCTCTGACTCCATCAGGCTCAAATGCAGAGAGTTGATAGCCAATGCTCTGCAGACTGGAG AGGATTATATTGCTATTGGTGCAGATTGCAGTGAACTTGGAGCACAGATCGAGGAAT GTGTCTTCCAAGAGTTTAAGAACACAGACATGAAATACAAGAACCGCGTGCGGAGCCGAATCTCGAATCTAAAAGATATGAAGAACCCGAATTTAAGGAGGACCGTGCTATGTGGGAGTGTAACCCCTGAGCGGATGGCTAAGATGACTGCAGAG GAAATGGCCAGCGATGAGCTGAAGGAAATGAGGAAGAACTTGACCAAAGAGGCTGTCAGGGACCACCAGATGGCCACCACTGGAGGCACTCAGACTGATCTCTTCACCTGTGGCAAGTGCAAGGGGAAGTGCTGCACCTACACACAG GTTCAAACGCGCAGTGCTGATGAGCCAATGACCACGTTCGTTTTCTGCAATGAATGCGGGAATAGATGGAAG tTCTGCTGA